The following proteins are co-located in the Agromyces laixinhei genome:
- a CDS encoding phytoene desaturase family protein: MPQLRHDVVIIGGGHNGLTAAAYLARAGKRVLLLERSDHLGGAAVSAQAFAGVDAWLSRYSYLVSLLPQRIIDELGLDIRLVRRRYSSYTPDPADPARGLLIDTEAGPEASAAAFARVDAADDAGAWPAFSADTALLAERLFPTLTEPLPTRDEARALIDDDRVWRAFVERPLGEAIDARFTSDLVRGVVATDGIIGTFTSLDDPALDANRCFLYHVIGGGTGDWDVPVGGMGAVTGELARCAREAGAELVTGAEVISVDPSGAVRWQQGGERMSQADVVLANVAPAVLDRLLAAGEAAVGTASVGASSGAARAASGGVPAVVRERLRELHAPEGAQVKVNLLLTRLPRLLDTAVTPEAAFAGTFHVNELGSQLETAYAEAARGRIPSPLPCEIYCHTLSDPSILSPELAASGMHTLTVFGLHVPHRLLERFGNDELREQLQAAVLASLNSVLAEPIEGVIATDASGRPCIETKTTLDLEQALAMPGGNIFHGSLSWPWAEPGASLATPAERWGVATAHPRILLCGAGAVRGGAVSAIGGHNAAMAVLEASVA; the protein is encoded by the coding sequence ATGCCTCAGCTGCGCCACGACGTCGTGATCATCGGCGGCGGCCACAACGGCCTCACCGCCGCCGCCTACCTCGCCCGCGCCGGCAAGCGGGTGCTGCTGCTCGAGCGCAGCGACCACCTCGGCGGGGCCGCCGTCTCGGCGCAGGCGTTCGCGGGCGTCGACGCGTGGCTGTCGCGCTACTCGTACCTCGTGAGCCTGCTCCCGCAGCGCATCATCGACGAGCTCGGGCTCGATATTCGGCTCGTGCGGCGCCGCTACTCGTCGTACACGCCCGACCCGGCCGACCCCGCACGCGGGTTGCTCATCGACACCGAGGCCGGGCCCGAGGCATCCGCCGCTGCGTTCGCCCGTGTCGATGCCGCCGACGACGCCGGGGCATGGCCCGCGTTCTCCGCCGACACCGCACTGCTCGCCGAGCGGCTCTTCCCGACGCTCACCGAGCCCCTGCCCACTCGCGACGAGGCGCGCGCGCTGATCGACGACGACCGGGTGTGGCGAGCGTTCGTCGAACGCCCGCTCGGCGAGGCGATCGATGCCCGGTTCACGAGCGATCTCGTGCGCGGCGTCGTCGCGACCGACGGGATCATCGGCACCTTCACCTCGCTCGACGACCCGGCACTCGACGCGAACCGGTGCTTCCTCTACCACGTGATCGGCGGCGGCACCGGTGATTGGGACGTGCCGGTCGGCGGCATGGGCGCCGTCACCGGCGAGCTCGCGCGGTGCGCCCGCGAGGCCGGCGCCGAGCTCGTGACGGGTGCGGAGGTCATCTCGGTCGACCCTTCGGGAGCGGTGCGCTGGCAGCAGGGCGGCGAGCGGATGTCGCAGGCCGACGTCGTGCTCGCGAACGTCGCACCCGCGGTGCTCGACCGGCTGCTCGCGGCGGGCGAGGCAGCGGTGGGAACGGCATCGGTGGGCGCCTCGTCCGGTGCTGCCCGGGCTGCGTCGGGCGGCGTGCCGGCCGTCGTGCGTGAGCGGTTGCGTGAACTGCACGCCCCAGAGGGCGCGCAGGTGAAGGTCAACCTGCTGCTCACCCGGCTCCCGCGTCTTCTCGACACGGCCGTCACCCCAGAGGCCGCATTCGCGGGCACCTTCCACGTCAACGAGCTCGGGTCGCAGCTCGAGACGGCCTACGCCGAGGCCGCTCGCGGGCGCATCCCCTCGCCGCTGCCGTGCGAGATCTACTGCCACACCCTGAGCGACCCGTCGATCCTCTCGCCCGAGCTCGCGGCATCCGGCATGCACACCCTGACGGTCTTCGGACTGCACGTGCCGCACCGGCTGCTCGAGCGTTTCGGCAACGACGAGTTGCGCGAGCAGTTGCAGGCCGCGGTGCTCGCCTCGCTGAACTCGGTGCTCGCCGAGCCGATCGAGGGCGTCATCGCGACGGATGCCTCGGGCCGCCCCTGCATCGAGACGAAGACGACCCTCGACCTCGAGCAGGCACTCGCGATGCCGGGCGGCAACATCTTCCACGGGTCGCTCTCGTGGCCGTGGGCCGAGCCTGGTGCGTCACTCGCGACCCCGGCCGAGCGGTGGGGCGTCGCGACGGCGCACCCGCGCATCCTGCTGTGCGGAGCGGGCGCGGTGCGCGGCGGCGCGGTGAGCGCCATCGGCGGCCACAATGCGGCGATGGCCGTGCTCGAGGCATCCGTCGCCTGA
- a CDS encoding SRPBCC family protein — protein MTARPTGHYVLKDDGLYLQFDRLFHAPIEDVWFSLTNPNAMRAWIGTYTGSPATGGVRFRMETEGEGEWQNVSILECAPPHRFVADSGSGPTGIRLFCHLLEGGGMTTLTLGQRLHDPSEAADMGPGWDFYLDRLAAARAGTPQPAWETYYPAFAPHYRELHVPDEARSHP, from the coding sequence ATGACCGCGAGACCGACCGGGCACTACGTGCTGAAAGACGACGGCCTGTACCTGCAGTTCGACCGCCTGTTCCATGCCCCCATCGAAGATGTCTGGTTCAGCCTCACGAACCCGAACGCCATGCGCGCGTGGATCGGCACCTACACCGGCAGCCCCGCGACGGGCGGGGTTCGGTTCCGCATGGAGACCGAGGGCGAAGGCGAGTGGCAGAACGTCTCGATCCTGGAATGCGCGCCGCCGCACCGCTTCGTGGCCGACTCGGGTTCGGGCCCGACCGGCATCCGGCTCTTCTGCCACCTGCTCGAGGGCGGCGGCATGACGACGCTCACGCTCGGCCAGCGACTGCACGACCCGTCGGAGGCCGCCGACATGGGGCCCGGCTGGGACTTCTACCTCGATCGGCTCGCGGCTGCTCGCGCGGGAACGCCGCAGCCGGCCTGGGAGACCTACTACCCCGCGTTCGCGCCGCACTATCGTGAACTCCACGTCCCCGACGAGGCGCGCTCGCACCCCTAG
- a CDS encoding AI-2E family transporter, protein MKSIERRARAESPGWRARQSDLMTNRPFQWAFIATLGVVLAFGIAAAFASMSNVVFSVLAAAFITLGLDPLVRWFQRRGMKRGVAIVTVIILFILVIAGMLWLVLPLVITQAAAFVNGLPAMYQEMQKQDWFIDMQSGSGGVLGAVYSWIVDTVSDPNFWATVGGGALNVGVAILGGLSSAFFIFILTIYFTATLDTSKRAIYTLISASHRERVVGYAERIMQNVGRYLSGMVVLAFFNALYSFILLTLVGVPFALVISVAAFFITLIPLIGTVLTTAVMTVLTLFVSPVSALIVLIAMLIYMQVEAYILTPKVMSKAVQVPGSIVLIAALAGGTLGGLPGALVAIPVAAGILLLIKEVVVPKKARS, encoded by the coding sequence GTGAAGAGCATCGAGCGTCGAGCCCGCGCGGAGTCACCCGGCTGGCGCGCGCGCCAGTCCGACCTCATGACGAACCGGCCCTTCCAATGGGCGTTCATCGCGACCCTCGGTGTCGTGCTCGCGTTCGGCATCGCGGCCGCGTTCGCCAGCATGTCGAACGTCGTCTTCTCGGTGCTCGCGGCGGCATTCATCACGCTCGGGCTCGACCCGCTCGTGCGGTGGTTCCAGCGCCGCGGCATGAAGCGCGGAGTGGCGATCGTCACCGTCATCATCCTGTTCATCCTCGTGATCGCCGGCATGCTCTGGCTGGTGCTGCCCCTCGTCATCACGCAGGCGGCGGCGTTCGTCAACGGCCTCCCGGCCATGTACCAGGAGATGCAGAAGCAGGACTGGTTCATCGACATGCAGAGCGGGTCGGGCGGAGTGCTCGGGGCGGTCTACTCGTGGATCGTCGACACCGTCAGCGACCCGAACTTCTGGGCGACCGTCGGCGGCGGGGCCCTGAACGTCGGCGTCGCGATCCTCGGCGGCCTCTCGAGCGCGTTCTTCATCTTCATCCTCACGATCTACTTCACGGCCACCCTCGACACCTCGAAGCGGGCGATCTACACGCTCATCTCCGCCTCGCACCGCGAGCGCGTCGTCGGCTACGCCGAACGCATCATGCAGAACGTCGGCCGCTACCTCAGCGGCATGGTCGTACTCGCATTCTTCAACGCCCTGTACAGCTTCATCCTGCTGACGCTCGTGGGGGTGCCGTTCGCACTCGTGATCTCGGTCGCGGCGTTCTTCATCACGCTCATCCCCCTGATCGGTACCGTGCTGACCACCGCGGTGATGACGGTGCTCACGCTGTTCGTCTCGCCCGTTTCGGCGCTCATCGTGCTCATCGCGATGCTCATCTACATGCAGGTCGAGGCATACATCCTCACCCCCAAGGTGATGAGCAAGGCCGTGCAGGTGCCCGGCTCGATCGTGCTCATCGCCGCCCTCGCGGGCGGCACGCTCGGCGGGCTGCCGGGAGCGCTCGTCGCGATCCCGGTCGCCGCCGGCATCCTCCTCCTCATCAAAGAGGTCGTCGTGCCGAAGAAGGCCCGCTCCTAG
- a CDS encoding acyl-CoA thioesterase has protein sequence MHMLFRTLLHVLFLSRRKPDLGHWDVARTRFVTLPTDLDINRHMNNGVYFSIMDVARFDMLVRNGVWAMMREKGWYPVVASETITFRKSLQPWQRFTIESRLVGHDDKAVYMEQRYVRPGAGGEPEIYAVGFIRARFLRKAGGTVPMAEIVEALGVSDADEIPDWMARWGTDVALPATRAAAPSIWN, from the coding sequence ATGCACATGCTCTTCCGCACACTGCTCCACGTGCTGTTCCTGTCGCGTCGAAAGCCCGACCTCGGGCACTGGGACGTGGCCCGAACGCGGTTCGTCACGCTGCCGACCGATCTCGACATCAATCGGCACATGAACAACGGCGTCTACTTCTCGATCATGGATGTCGCGCGCTTCGACATGCTCGTGCGCAATGGGGTCTGGGCGATGATGCGCGAGAAGGGCTGGTACCCCGTCGTCGCGAGCGAGACGATCACGTTCCGGAAGTCCCTGCAGCCCTGGCAGCGCTTCACGATCGAGTCGCGGCTCGTCGGCCACGACGACAAGGCGGTCTACATGGAGCAGCGGTACGTGCGGCCCGGTGCAGGCGGCGAACCCGAGATCTACGCCGTGGGATTCATCCGCGCCCGGTTTCTCAGGAAGGCCGGGGGCACGGTGCCGATGGCCGAGATCGTCGAGGCGCTCGGCGTCTCGGACGCCGACGAGATCCCCGACTGGATGGCACGATGGGGCACGGATGTCGCGCTGCCCGCGACGCGCGCTGCGGCACCGTCGATCTGGAACTGA
- a CDS encoding bifunctional 2-methylcitrate synthase/citrate synthase, giving the protein MSEQQGAAPAIYKGLAGVPVDYTAISKVNPESNSLLYRGYPVQELAASATFEEVAYLLWHGELPDDTQLAAFEERERSLRGLDHEVKRIIDELPLTAHPMDVVRTAVSVIGASDPTTPDDSVEANLDKSIRLLAKLPSIVSYDQRRRHELEFVEPREDLGFSANFLWQTFGELPELPVVSAFDVSMILYAEHSFNASTFTARVITSTLADLYSAVTGAIGALKGSLHGGANEAVMHTFEEIGTGPGSAERAAAWLDTALAEKRKIMGFGHRVYKNGDSRVPTMRDALERMVEYSERPELLELYTGLEAAMADRKGIKPNLDYPAGPTYHLMGFDTLTFTPLFVASRITGWTAHIMEQAASNALIRPLSVYNGVDERHVPAKG; this is encoded by the coding sequence ATGAGCGAGCAGCAGGGCGCAGCCCCGGCCATCTACAAGGGTCTGGCCGGGGTGCCGGTCGACTACACCGCCATCTCGAAGGTCAATCCCGAGTCGAACTCGCTGCTCTACCGCGGTTACCCGGTGCAGGAACTCGCCGCCTCCGCGACGTTCGAAGAGGTCGCGTACCTGCTCTGGCACGGCGAGCTGCCGGATGACACGCAGCTGGCGGCATTCGAGGAACGCGAACGATCACTGCGCGGCCTCGACCACGAGGTGAAGCGCATCATCGACGAGCTGCCGCTCACCGCGCACCCGATGGACGTCGTGCGCACCGCCGTCTCGGTCATCGGCGCGAGCGACCCGACGACCCCCGACGACAGCGTCGAGGCGAACCTCGACAAGTCGATCCGCCTGCTCGCGAAGCTGCCCTCGATCGTCTCCTACGACCAGCGCCGTCGCCACGAGCTCGAGTTCGTCGAGCCGCGAGAAGACCTGGGGTTCTCGGCGAACTTCCTCTGGCAGACGTTCGGCGAGCTGCCCGAGCTGCCGGTGGTGAGCGCTTTCGACGTGTCGATGATCCTCTACGCCGAGCACTCGTTCAATGCGTCGACCTTCACCGCCAGAGTGATCACGAGCACCCTCGCCGACCTCTACTCGGCGGTCACCGGTGCGATCGGTGCGCTCAAGGGCTCGCTGCACGGCGGTGCGAACGAGGCCGTCATGCACACCTTCGAGGAGATCGGCACGGGCCCGGGCAGCGCCGAGCGCGCCGCTGCCTGGCTCGACACCGCGCTCGCCGAGAAGCGCAAGATCATGGGCTTCGGGCACCGCGTCTACAAGAACGGCGACTCCCGGGTGCCGACGATGCGCGACGCGCTGGAGCGCATGGTCGAGTACTCCGAGCGACCCGAGCTGCTCGAGCTCTACACCGGGCTCGAGGCGGCGATGGCCGATCGCAAGGGCATCAAGCCGAACCTCGACTACCCGGCCGGCCCGACCTATCACCTGATGGGCTTCGACACCCTCACCTTCACCCCGCTCTTCGTGGCCAGCCGCATCACGGGCTGGACCGCGCACATCATGGAGCAGGCGGCGTCGAACGCACTCATCCGCCCGTTGTCGGTCTACAACGGCGTCGACGAACGGCACGTGCCGGCGAAGGGCTGA
- the prpB gene encoding methylisocitrate lyase — protein MLYATTTPAEKRRLFRERLASGEIMRFPGAFNPLSARLIEQKGFEGVYISGAVLSADLGLPDIGLTTLTEVAGRGRQITRMTELPAIIDADTGFGEPMNVARTVQEMEDAGLAGLHIEDQINPKRCGHLDGKQVVDESTALQRIRAAVDARRDPNFLVMARTDIAAVDGLAAAVDRAKALVDAGADAIFPEAMRSLAEFEAVRAAVDVPLLANMTEFGKSELFTVSQLADVGMNIVIWPVSLLRLAMGAAVRGLDELADAGALTGRLDEMQHRADLYDLIDYEGYNHFDTDIFNFAVTR, from the coding sequence ATGCTCTACGCGACGACGACTCCCGCCGAGAAGCGCCGGCTCTTCCGGGAGCGGCTCGCGAGCGGCGAGATCATGCGCTTCCCGGGCGCGTTCAACCCGCTCTCGGCGAGGCTCATCGAGCAGAAGGGCTTCGAGGGCGTCTACATCTCGGGCGCCGTGCTCTCGGCCGACCTCGGCCTGCCCGACATCGGCCTGACGACCCTCACCGAGGTCGCGGGTCGCGGTCGGCAGATCACCCGCATGACCGAGCTGCCGGCGATCATCGACGCCGACACCGGGTTCGGCGAGCCGATGAACGTCGCACGCACCGTGCAGGAGATGGAGGATGCGGGACTCGCCGGCCTCCACATCGAAGACCAGATCAACCCGAAGCGCTGCGGGCACCTCGACGGCAAGCAGGTCGTCGACGAGTCGACGGCGCTGCAGCGCATCCGTGCCGCCGTCGACGCGCGCCGAGACCCGAACTTCCTCGTCATGGCTCGCACCGACATCGCCGCGGTCGACGGGCTCGCGGCCGCGGTCGATCGCGCGAAGGCGCTCGTCGATGCGGGCGCCGACGCGATCTTCCCCGAGGCGATGCGTTCGCTCGCCGAGTTCGAAGCCGTGCGTGCCGCCGTCGACGTGCCCCTGCTCGCGAACATGACGGAGTTCGGCAAGAGCGAGCTCTTCACCGTGAGCCAGCTCGCGGACGTCGGCATGAACATCGTCATCTGGCCGGTGTCGCTACTGCGTCTCGCGATGGGTGCGGCCGTGCGCGGTCTCGATGAGCTGGCGGATGCCGGTGCGCTCACCGGCAGGCTCGACGAGATGCAGCACCGCGCCGATCTCTACGACCTCATCGATTACGAGGGCTACAACCACTTCGATACGGATATCTTCAACTTCGCCGTCACCCGCTGA
- a CDS encoding MmgE/PrpD family protein produces the protein MHLHHLRTHRSDENLAREGQLAWKLASVATDPVELDDDVVDMVVNRVIDNAAVAAASIARGPVVSARSQALAHPVSIGGDGSTVFGADAARRTSPEWAAWANGVAVRELDFHDTFLAAEYSHPGDNIPPIVAVAQHLAANRGLTGRDVVRGLATGYEIQIDLVKAISLHKHKIDHVAHLGPSAAAGIGTLLGLDQETIFQAIGQALHTTTATRQSRKGEISTWKAHAPAFAGKMAVEAVDRAMRGQTSPVPIYEGEDGVIAWLLDGPDASYEVPLPEVGEAKRAILDSYTKEHSAEYQAQAWIDLARRLHAEYPLILDDPGRIESITLHTSHHTHYVIGSGANDPQKHDPDASRETLDHSIPYIFTVALQDGAWDHAESYSPERAHRPDTVELWKKVSTVEDEEWTRRYHSNDIAEKAFGGRVVIKLADGGEIVDEIAVADAHPLGARPFAREQYVQKFRTLAEWALTPDEIERFLDVAQRLPELDPDELGGLTFTVAPGALVGVEVPEGLF, from the coding sequence ATGCACCTCCACCACCTGCGCACCCACCGCAGCGACGAGAATCTCGCCCGTGAGGGGCAGCTCGCCTGGAAACTCGCGAGCGTCGCGACCGACCCGGTCGAGCTCGACGACGACGTCGTCGACATGGTGGTCAACCGCGTCATCGACAACGCGGCCGTCGCGGCGGCCTCGATCGCTCGCGGGCCGGTCGTCTCGGCGCGCAGCCAGGCACTCGCCCACCCGGTCTCGATCGGCGGCGACGGCTCCACCGTCTTCGGTGCAGATGCCGCGCGCCGCACGAGCCCCGAGTGGGCCGCGTGGGCCAACGGCGTGGCGGTGCGCGAACTCGACTTCCACGACACCTTCCTCGCGGCCGAGTACTCGCACCCGGGCGACAACATCCCGCCGATCGTCGCCGTCGCCCAGCACCTCGCGGCGAACCGCGGGCTCACCGGGCGCGACGTCGTGCGCGGCCTCGCGACCGGCTACGAGATCCAGATCGACCTCGTGAAGGCGATCTCGCTCCACAAGCACAAGATCGACCACGTCGCCCACCTCGGCCCGTCGGCCGCGGCCGGCATCGGCACCCTGCTCGGCCTCGACCAGGAGACGATCTTCCAGGCCATCGGCCAGGCGCTGCACACGACGACCGCGACCCGGCAGTCCCGCAAGGGCGAGATCTCGACGTGGAAGGCGCACGCCCCGGCGTTCGCCGGCAAGATGGCGGTCGAGGCGGTCGACCGTGCGATGCGCGGCCAGACGAGCCCCGTGCCGATCTACGAGGGTGAAGACGGCGTCATCGCGTGGCTCCTCGACGGCCCGGATGCCTCGTACGAGGTGCCGCTGCCCGAGGTGGGGGAGGCCAAGCGCGCCATCCTCGACTCGTACACGAAGGAGCACTCGGCCGAGTACCAGGCCCAGGCGTGGATCGACCTCGCCCGCAGGCTTCACGCGGAGTACCCGCTGATCCTCGACGACCCGGGGCGCATCGAGTCGATCACCCTGCACACCTCGCACCACACGCACTACGTGATCGGCTCGGGGGCGAACGACCCGCAGAAGCACGATCCGGATGCCTCGCGCGAGACCCTCGACCATTCGATCCCGTACATCTTCACCGTCGCCCTGCAGGACGGCGCGTGGGATCACGCCGAGTCGTACTCGCCCGAGCGCGCCCACCGCCCCGACACCGTCGAGCTGTGGAAGAAGGTGTCGACCGTCGAAGACGAGGAGTGGACGCGCCGCTACCATTCGAACGACATCGCCGAGAAGGCGTTCGGCGGTCGCGTGGTGATCAAGCTGGCCGACGGCGGCGAGATCGTCGACGAGATCGCCGTGGCCGACGCGCATCCGCTCGGCGCCCGCCCGTTCGCCCGCGAGCAGTACGTGCAGAAGTTCCGCACGCTCGCCGAATGGGCGCTGACGCCAGACGAGATCGAGCGCTTCCTCGACGTCGCGCAGCGTCTGCCAGAACTCGACCCCGACGAACTCGGCGGCCTCACGTTCACCGTGGCGCCCGGCGCGCTCGTCGGCGTCGAGGTGCCCGAGGGGCTGTTCTGA
- a CDS encoding GntR family transcriptional regulator yields the protein MRASERAYHALREEILDGVLAPGAVLAEVEQANRLGVSRTPVREALARLEADGLATAASARLLQVSELSPASISALYELREALEEQAARLAATRRDPARFAELHDRLAAAPTLLDDGEAGLRSYYDAVDALDQEIDTATANPMLVAALRSARLHSARVRRLARHNPERLRAAASEHLLIVEAIIAGDASLAAHATHVHLHMSLRHALASIEARQPGGHRVA from the coding sequence ATGCGAGCAAGCGAACGCGCGTACCACGCGCTGCGCGAGGAGATCCTCGACGGCGTGCTCGCTCCAGGCGCCGTGCTCGCCGAGGTCGAACAGGCGAACCGGCTCGGCGTCTCGCGCACCCCGGTGCGCGAAGCGCTCGCCCGGCTCGAGGCCGACGGTCTGGCGACGGCCGCGTCCGCGCGGCTGCTGCAGGTCAGTGAACTCTCACCGGCGAGCATCTCGGCGCTCTACGAACTTCGCGAGGCGCTCGAAGAGCAGGCGGCCCGGCTCGCGGCGACGCGGCGCGACCCCGCACGGTTCGCCGAGCTCCACGATCGCCTCGCCGCAGCGCCGACCCTGCTCGACGACGGCGAAGCGGGCCTGCGCTCGTACTACGACGCCGTCGATGCACTCGACCAGGAGATCGACACGGCGACGGCGAACCCGATGCTCGTGGCGGCGCTCCGAAGCGCCCGACTGCACTCGGCCCGGGTTCGGCGCCTGGCCCGTCACAATCCCGAGCGGCTCCGCGCCGCGGCATCCGAGCACCTCTTGATCGTCGAGGCGATCATCGCCGGCGACGCGTCGCTCGCCGCCCACGCCACCCACGTGCACCTGCACATGAGTCTTCGTCACGCACTCGCCTCGATCGAGGCTCGTCAGCCGGGCGGGCACCGCGTAGCCTGA
- a CDS encoding enoyl-CoA hydratase/isomerase family protein: protein MSEHISASVADGVGHVTLDRPQALNALSYEMIRELTAIFELWRSDSEVGLVVLDGAGNRGFCAGGDVRELYGYAAADDHAEARRFFRAEYRLDAMIARYPKPVVAIMDGITMGGGIGLAGHASIRVVTERSRVAMPETRIGFTPDVGGSWLLATAPGELGVHLALNARTMDAADAMHAGFADFFVPSDRLPHLMQALAERADPGTPAEIVMLFDETPGPSSLALARDWVDACYSAPTVGEIIGRLRDPSSSPFPLHPFDPGAIAHAAAAADELETLSPTALTMTLESVRRARTLRSLEDALEQEFRLVSWFIEQHDLREGIRAQVIDKDRNPRWNPATLDEVEAGLAARVLGTPVDEPVWPS, encoded by the coding sequence GTGAGCGAGCACATCTCTGCGAGCGTCGCCGACGGCGTCGGCCACGTCACGCTCGACCGTCCGCAGGCGCTGAATGCGCTGAGCTACGAGATGATCCGTGAGCTCACCGCCATCTTCGAACTCTGGCGGAGCGACTCCGAGGTCGGTCTCGTCGTGCTCGACGGTGCCGGCAACCGCGGGTTCTGTGCGGGCGGCGACGTCCGCGAGCTCTACGGGTACGCTGCCGCCGACGACCACGCGGAGGCGCGGCGGTTCTTCCGTGCGGAGTACCGACTCGACGCGATGATCGCGCGCTACCCGAAGCCGGTCGTCGCGATCATGGACGGCATCACGATGGGCGGCGGCATCGGGCTCGCGGGCCACGCCTCGATCAGGGTCGTCACGGAGCGATCGCGCGTCGCGATGCCGGAGACCCGCATCGGGTTCACTCCGGATGTCGGCGGGAGCTGGCTGCTCGCCACGGCGCCCGGCGAGCTCGGCGTGCACCTCGCCCTGAACGCGCGCACGATGGACGCCGCCGACGCGATGCACGCGGGATTCGCCGACTTCTTCGTGCCCTCCGATCGCCTGCCGCACCTCATGCAGGCGCTCGCCGAGCGCGCGGACCCCGGCACCCCGGCTGAGATCGTCATGCTCTTCGACGAGACGCCCGGTCCGTCGTCGCTCGCGCTCGCCCGCGACTGGGTCGACGCCTGCTACTCCGCCCCTACCGTCGGCGAGATCATCGGCCGCCTCCGCGATCCGTCGTCGAGCCCGTTCCCGCTGCATCCGTTCGACCCGGGCGCCATCGCCCACGCAGCCGCCGCCGCCGACGAGCTCGAGACTCTTTCGCCGACGGCCCTCACCATGACGCTCGAGTCCGTGCGTCGCGCTCGTACGCTGCGCAGCCTCGAAGACGCCCTCGAGCAGGAGTTCCGGCTCGTCTCGTGGTTCATCGAGCAGCACGACCTGCGCGAGGGCATCCGTGCCCAGGTCATCGACAAAGACCGCAACCCCCGCTGGAACCCGGCGACGCTGGACGAGGTCGAGGCCGGGCTCGCCGCGCGAGTGCTGGGCACCCCGGTGGATGAGCCGGTCTGGCCAAGTTGA
- a CDS encoding ArsR/SmtB family transcription factor, whose amino-acid sequence MMHPFEIVAEPVRRRIIEVLAVGEHSVGVLNDVIAMEFSISRSAVSHHLRILRDEGVVDVAPDQGLPQSRLYVVRVEYLERLDAAVGELFGLWEQRYGTGVRRAPQFPAHPTPAVRQPHAHRAGRRGQRGRRPGWFGD is encoded by the coding sequence ATGATGCATCCGTTCGAGATCGTCGCCGAGCCCGTCCGGCGGAGGATCATCGAGGTGCTCGCCGTCGGCGAGCATTCGGTGGGAGTCCTCAACGACGTCATCGCAATGGAGTTCTCCATCTCGCGATCGGCCGTCTCGCATCATCTGCGGATCCTCCGAGACGAAGGCGTCGTCGACGTGGCGCCCGATCAGGGGTTGCCGCAATCGAGGCTCTACGTGGTGAGGGTCGAGTACCTCGAACGTCTCGATGCGGCTGTCGGCGAGCTCTTCGGGCTGTGGGAACAGCGCTACGGCACGGGGGTTCGGCGAGCGCCGCAGTTCCCGGCGCACCCCACTCCGGCGGTGCGGCAGCCACACGCGCATCGCGCCGGCCGACGGGGGCAGCGAGGGCGCCGTCCGGGCTGGTTCGGCGACTGA
- a CDS encoding rhodanese-related sulfurtransferase: MALAKILLYYAFTPLADPDAVRLWQRDLAESLGLRGRILISEHGINGTLGGEMGSLKRYVRKTREYPAFKHIDFKWSEGTGLDEHGASADFPKLSVKVRDEIVSFGAPGELAVDRRGVVGGGTKLSPEALHELVAERGDDVVFFDGRNALEASIGRFAGAVLPDVETTRDFVDELESGKYDELKGRPVVTYCTGGIRCEVLSSLMTSRGFGEVYQLDGGIVRYGERFGDDGYWQGSLYVFDKRGSIDFSDHAAVIGACEGCGAPTNRTANCTDAACHTELVTCESCDAVTCAAHDLADGARRHGPHDSRVRA; encoded by the coding sequence GTGGCCCTCGCCAAGATCCTCCTCTACTACGCCTTCACTCCGCTCGCAGACCCCGACGCCGTGCGACTGTGGCAGCGCGACCTCGCCGAGTCGCTCGGGCTGCGCGGCCGCATCCTGATCTCCGAACACGGCATCAACGGCACGCTCGGCGGCGAGATGGGCTCGCTCAAGCGCTACGTGCGCAAGACCCGGGAGTACCCGGCCTTCAAGCACATCGACTTCAAGTGGAGCGAGGGCACGGGCCTCGACGAGCACGGTGCGAGCGCCGACTTCCCGAAGCTCAGCGTGAAGGTGCGCGATGAGATCGTCTCGTTCGGGGCGCCCGGCGAGCTCGCCGTCGACCGACGGGGGGTCGTCGGCGGCGGCACGAAGCTGAGCCCCGAGGCGCTGCACGAACTCGTGGCCGAGCGCGGCGACGACGTCGTATTCTTCGACGGGCGCAATGCGCTCGAGGCGTCGATCGGCCGCTTCGCGGGCGCCGTCCTGCCCGATGTCGAGACCACGCGCGATTTCGTCGACGAACTCGAGTCGGGCAAGTACGACGAGCTCAAGGGCAGGCCCGTCGTCACGTACTGCACGGGCGGCATCCGTTGCGAAGTGCTCTCGAGCCTCATGACGAGCCGCGGGTTCGGCGAGGTCTACCAGCTCGACGGCGGCATCGTGCGCTACGGCGAGCGGTTCGGCGACGACGGGTACTGGCAGGGATCGCTCTACGTGTTCGACAAGCGCGGCTCGATCGACTTCAGCGACCACGCCGCCGTCATCGGCGCGTGCGAAGGATGCGGCGCACCCACGAACCGCACCGCCAATTGCACGGATGCCGCATGCCACACCGAGCTCGTCACCTGCGAGTCCTGCGACGCCGTCACGTGCGCGGCGCACGACCTCGCGGACGGCGCGCGTAGGCACGGGCCGCACGACTCGAGAGTGCGAGCATGA